From Apium graveolens cultivar Ventura chromosome 9, ASM990537v1, whole genome shotgun sequence, the proteins below share one genomic window:
- the LOC141684886 gene encoding uncharacterized protein LOC141684886, which yields MRRSLFLRIEEAVATHDYYFTQRTDVVGVHGLSSLQTMTAALRMLAYGTTTDVVDDYVRIGENTTIESLRRFLKAIVEIFEVEYLRRPNEQDVSKLLAENEQRGFPRMLGNINCMHWKWKNYPTTWQDLAEGRGPEVKYTINENEYNMGYYLADGIYPSWPTFVKTIPKPQGNKRKYFAATHESIRKDVERAFGVLQSRFAMICGPSRFWDVETMKYIMTTCVILHNMIIDDERESSLEEEHFDSDVEIPVVTRIRNHPNNLREYIQIDGGDLN from the exons ATGCGTAGATCATTATTTCTACGAATTGAGGAAGCAGTTGCAACTCATGATTACTATTTTACTCAGCGAACTGATGTTGTAGGAGTTCATGGACTGTCATCTCTTCAGACAATGACAGCTGCACTGAGGATGCTTGCATATGGAACGACAACTGATGTTGTTGATGATTACGTACGTATTGGTGAGAATACAACAATAGAGAGTCTAAGAAGATTTCTTAAAGCAATTGTGGAAATATTTGAAGTAGAATACTTGAGACGACCAAATGAACAAGATGTCTCTAAATTATTGGCAGAGAATGAACAACGAGGCTTTCCTAGAATGCTGGGTAATATCAACTGTATGCACTGGAAATGGAAAAATTATCCAACTACTTGGCAAG ATTTGGCTGAAGGCCGCGGACCTGAAGTGAAGTATACCATCAATGAGAATGAATATAACATGGGATATTATCTTGCTGATGGCATATATCCTTCATGGCCAACATTTGTAAAAACTATTCCAAAACCTCAAGGTAACAAAAGAAAGTATTTTGCAGCTACACATGAGTCCATTAGAAAAGATGTTGAAAGAGCATTTGGAGTGCTACAATCTCGATTTGCAATGATCTGTGGTCCATCACGATTTTGGGATGTCGAAACAATGAAATATATTATGACTACTTGTGTAATATTGCACAATATGATCATTGACGATGAAAGGGAATCATCCCTCGAAGAAGAACACTTTGATTCGGATGTCGAAATACCAGTTGTTACTCGAATTCGCAATCATCCGAATAATCTACGAGAATACATACAG ATCGATGGCGGTGACCtgaattaa
- the LOC141684885 gene encoding F-box/FBD/LRR-repeat protein At1g13570-like, translating into MGMDESSKRKVGRTHIEEDRISVLPRNVQETILCFMPIRDAVRTSILARNWRNCWTTIPNLVFDEDILSEKSCYIGRSRGLELAALNFVSVISNVLLLHNGPILRFSVCFPGFCDAKIILDCFGQWIPLFSTKGIKQLYLEGLKNVWLPYTPAFGGLTFLKEIVLIDVSTSEQNVFNCPVLEKLILFCCEGLLPINFRAPNLKYLRQMYTKMPSEYSLAGLENIIEFSCMVACDREMPSETSNVVKVFGCLNKISVVCGRTKASL; encoded by the coding sequence ATGGGAATGGATGAGTCTAGTAAGAGAAAGGTCGGTCGTACTCATATTGAGGAAGATAGGATCAGTGTGCTGCCTCGGAATGTACAAGAAACTATCCTTTGTTTTATGCCTATACGAGATGCAGTGAGAACCAGTATCTTGGCGAGGAATTGGAGGAATTGTTGGACTACTATTCCAAATCTTGTTTTTGATGAAGACATCTTAAGTGAAAAGTCATGTTATATTGGCAGATCGCGTGGTCTAGAACTAGCAGCTCTTAATTTTGTTAGTGTGATAAGTAATGTTCTCCTACTCCACAATGGCCCCATTCTCAGATTTTCTGTCTGTTTTCCTGGTTTTTGCGATGCCAAGATAATCCTTGATTGTTTTGGTCAGTGGATTCCGTTATTCTCAACTAAGGGTATCAAGCAACTTTATCTAGAGGGCCTAAAAAATGTTTGGTTACCCTATACACCTGCATTTGGAGGATTGACTTTTCTGAAGGAAATCGTTTTAATAGATGTCTCTACTTCAGAACAAAACGTCTTCAATTGCCCTGTGCTTGAGAAGTTGATCTTGTTCTGTTGCGAAGGACTCTTACCTATCAACTTCCGTGCTCCTAATCTCAAATACTTACGTCAGATGTATACCAAAATGCCTTCAGAATATTCCTTAGCTGGGTTAGAAAACATTATAGAATTTTCTTGCATGGTGGCCTGTGATAGGGAAATGCCGTCAGAAACATCCAATGTGGTTAAGGTTTTCGGTTGTTTAAATAAAATTTCGGTTGTTTGCGGAAGAACAAAAGCATCTTTATAA